A single region of the Pseudomonas sp. GGS8 genome encodes:
- a CDS encoding YbaB/EbfC family nucleoid-associated protein, giving the protein MMKGGMAGLMKQAQQMQEKMAKMQEELANAEVTGKAGGDMVTVVMTGRHDVKRVTIDPSLVEGLSEDDKEMLEAVFAAAVNDAVRKIEANSQDKMGSMTAGMQLPPGMKLPF; this is encoded by the coding sequence ATGATGAAAGGTGGCATGGCCGGCCTGATGAAACAGGCGCAGCAGATGCAGGAAAAAATGGCCAAGATGCAGGAAGAACTGGCCAACGCCGAAGTCACCGGTAAAGCCGGTGGCGATATGGTCACCGTGGTAATGACCGGTCGTCACGACGTCAAGCGCGTGACCATCGACCCAAGCCTGGTCGAAGGCCTGAGCGAAGACGACAAAGAGATGCTGGAGGCTGTATTCGCCGCCGCCGTCAACGATGCCGTGCGCAAGATCGAAGCCAACAGCCAGGACAAAATGGGCAGCATGACCGCTGGCATGCAACTGCCACCGGGTATGAAGCTGCCATTCTGA
- a CDS encoding adenine phosphoribosyltransferase: protein MVIDSFDIKSLIRPVIDFPKPGVIFRDITPLFQSPTALRLVMDSFAHRYVEADFTHIGAMDARGFLIGSILAYQLNKPLVLFRKQGKLPADVLAEGYATEYGEAFLEVHADSLCEGDSVVLFDDLIATGGTLIAAANLVRRMGARVHEAAAIIDLPELGGSQRLEDMGIPTFCLTQFALSDK, encoded by the coding sequence ATGGTTATCGACTCCTTCGACATCAAATCCCTGATCCGCCCCGTGATCGATTTCCCCAAGCCGGGCGTGATCTTTCGCGACATTACCCCGCTGTTCCAGTCGCCCACGGCCCTGCGCCTGGTGATGGACAGTTTTGCCCATCGTTACGTCGAGGCCGACTTCACCCACATCGGCGCCATGGACGCGCGCGGTTTCCTGATCGGCTCGATATTGGCGTATCAGCTGAACAAGCCATTGGTGCTGTTCCGCAAGCAGGGCAAATTGCCCGCCGACGTGCTGGCCGAAGGTTACGCGACCGAGTACGGCGAAGCCTTCCTCGAAGTCCACGCCGACAGCCTGTGCGAGGGTGATTCGGTGGTGCTGTTCGATGACTTGATCGCCACCGGCGGCACGCTGATTGCGGCGGCCAACCTGGTTCGGCGCATGGGCGCGCGGGTGCATGAAGCGGCGGCGATCATTGACTTGCCGGAGCTGGGTGGTTCGCAACGGCTGGAAGACATGGGAATACCGACTTTCTGTCTGACGCAGTTTGCGTTGAGCGATAAGTAA
- the dnaX gene encoding DNA polymerase III subunit gamma/tau gives MSYQVLARKWRPRSFREMVGQTHVLKALINALDSQRLHHAYLFTGTRGVGKTTIARIIAKCLNCETGITSTPCGECSVCREIDEGRFVDLIEIDAASRTKVEDTRELLDNVQYAPSRGRFKVYLIDEVHMLSSHSFNALLKTLEEPPPYVKFILATTDPQKLPATILSRCLQFSLKNMTPERVVEHLSHVLSVENVPFEDDALWLLGRAADGSMRDAMSLTDQAIAFGEGKVLAADVRAMLGTLDHGQVYDVLHALIEGDAKALLEAVRHLAEQGPDWNGVLSEILNVLHRVAIAQALPEGVDNGHGDRDRVLALAQALPAEDVQFYYQMGLIGRRDLPLAPDPRGGFEMVLLRMLAFRPADTEDAPRQPLKPVGISQATVDSANSVAAAPIVAPVVSAVVAPVPVAPVVAPAPVPAVAPEPVAPVVVPESEPVVEPVVEPVAVEEVVDLPWNDPVEPEVAQQPAVEPVLETAGEQPELPPMPMPTPDSVVPDAPDAPEWTVASIPEPSVAQVDAATPGMDLDDEPPLDEDYIEPDMDSAYSYLDDLASEHTAEPAAEPEPEPAAMPATGLALQWLELFPKLPVSGMTGSIAANCTLIAVDGDNWLLHLDPAHSALFNATQQRRLNDALNQHHGRTLTLSIELIKPEQETPAQAASRRRADRQREAEESIHGDPFIQQMMQQFGAVVRHDTIEPVEALVSQG, from the coding sequence ATGAGTTATCAGGTTCTTGCACGTAAATGGCGCCCGCGCTCGTTCCGCGAAATGGTCGGCCAGACCCATGTGCTCAAGGCTCTGATCAATGCCTTGGACAGCCAGCGGCTGCACCACGCCTACCTGTTTACCGGTACTCGTGGGGTCGGCAAGACCACCATCGCGCGGATCATCGCCAAATGCCTGAACTGTGAAACAGGTATCACTTCGACCCCTTGCGGCGAGTGCTCGGTGTGCCGCGAAATCGATGAAGGCCGCTTCGTCGACCTGATCGAGATCGACGCCGCGAGCCGGACCAAGGTCGAAGACACCCGCGAACTGCTCGACAACGTGCAGTACGCGCCGAGTCGCGGGCGCTTCAAGGTCTACCTGATCGACGAAGTGCACATGCTCTCCAGCCATTCCTTCAATGCGCTGTTGAAAACCCTCGAAGAGCCGCCGCCCTACGTCAAGTTCATCCTGGCCACCACTGATCCGCAGAAACTTCCGGCAACGATTCTTTCGCGGTGCCTGCAGTTCTCCCTGAAGAACATGACCCCGGAGCGGGTGGTCGAGCATTTGAGCCATGTGCTGAGCGTCGAGAACGTGCCGTTCGAAGACGACGCGTTATGGTTGCTGGGTCGCGCCGCCGACGGCTCGATGCGCGACGCCATGAGCTTGACCGACCAGGCCATCGCCTTCGGTGAAGGCAAGGTTCTGGCCGCCGACGTGCGGGCGATGCTCGGCACCCTCGATCACGGCCAGGTCTACGACGTCCTGCATGCGTTGATCGAAGGCGACGCCAAGGCGTTGCTCGAAGCCGTGCGCCATCTGGCCGAGCAAGGCCCGGACTGGAATGGCGTACTCTCGGAAATTCTCAACGTGTTGCACCGTGTCGCCATTGCCCAGGCCCTGCCCGAAGGCGTCGACAACGGCCATGGCGACCGTGATCGCGTATTGGCGCTGGCCCAGGCGCTGCCGGCCGAAGATGTGCAGTTCTATTACCAGATGGGCCTGATCGGTCGCCGGGATTTGCCGCTGGCGCCGGATCCGCGCGGCGGCTTCGAAATGGTCCTGCTGCGAATGCTCGCATTCAGGCCAGCAGACACCGAGGACGCTCCGAGGCAACCGCTAAAGCCAGTGGGGATCAGCCAGGCCACAGTTGATTCCGCAAACTCAGTGGCTGCCGCGCCGATTGTTGCGCCGGTAGTCTCTGCGGTCGTGGCACCGGTTCCCGTTGCGCCGGTGGTTGCACCAGCGCCTGTCCCTGCCGTTGCGCCCGAGCCAGTCGCGCCGGTGGTCGTGCCCGAGTCCGAGCCAGTGGTCGAGCCAGTGGTCGAGCCTGTAGCGGTCGAAGAAGTCGTCGATCTGCCCTGGAACGATCCGGTAGAGCCCGAGGTTGCCCAGCAGCCCGCCGTCGAGCCGGTGCTGGAGACGGCCGGTGAGCAACCCGAATTGCCTCCGATGCCCATGCCAACGCCGGACAGCGTGGTGCCGGACGCGCCGGACGCTCCTGAATGGACCGTTGCGTCGATCCCGGAACCGTCCGTGGCCCAAGTCGATGCCGCCACGCCGGGCATGGACCTGGACGACGAGCCGCCGCTGGACGAGGACTACATCGAGCCGGACATGGATTCGGCCTACAGTTACCTCGATGATCTGGCCAGTGAGCACACCGCTGAACCTGCGGCGGAGCCCGAGCCGGAACCGGCCGCGATGCCGGCCACTGGCCTGGCCCTGCAATGGCTGGAGTTGTTCCCGAAATTGCCGGTGTCCGGCATGACCGGCAGCATCGCCGCCAACTGCACGCTGATCGCCGTCGATGGCGACAATTGGCTGTTACATCTGGACCCGGCCCACAGCGCCCTGTTCAACGCGACGCAACAACGTCGCCTCAACGATGCGCTGAACCAGCACCACGGGCGTACGCTGACCCTGAGCATCGAGCTGATCAAGCCTGAGCAGGAAACCCCGGCCCAGGCGGCGTCCCGGCGTCGTGCCGACCGTCAGCGCGAGGCCGAGGAGTCGATCCATGGCGATCCGTTCATCCAGCAAATGATGCAGCAGTTCGGGGCGGTGGTCCGTCACGATACTATTGAACCTGTCGAGGCCCTGGTCAGTCAGGGCTAA
- the fnr gene encoding fumarate/nitrate reduction transcriptional regulator Fnr, with amino-acid sequence MSEPVKLRAHSQAHCKDCSLAPLCLPLSLNLEDMDALDEIVKRGRPLKKGEFLFRQGDTFDSVYAVRSGALKTFSLSDGGEEQLTGFHLPSELVGLSGMDTEKHPVSAQALETTSVCEIPFERLDELALQLPQLRRQLMRVMSREIRDDQQMMLLLSKKTADERIATFLVNLSARFRARGFSANQFRLSMSRNEIGNYLGLAVETVSRVFTRFQQNELIAAEGKEVHILDPIQLCALAGGSLDG; translated from the coding sequence ATGTCCGAGCCAGTAAAACTGCGCGCTCATAGCCAGGCCCATTGCAAGGATTGCAGCCTGGCCCCTCTCTGCCTGCCACTTTCTCTGAATCTGGAAGACATGGATGCGCTGGACGAAATCGTTAAACGTGGTCGGCCGCTGAAAAAAGGCGAGTTTCTGTTTCGCCAGGGAGACACGTTCGATTCCGTTTATGCAGTACGCTCCGGCGCCCTGAAGACTTTCAGCCTGAGCGATGGCGGCGAAGAACAACTCACCGGTTTCCATTTGCCGAGTGAACTGGTCGGCCTGTCGGGCATGGACACCGAAAAGCACCCGGTCTCGGCGCAAGCCCTGGAAACCACATCGGTGTGCGAGATCCCGTTTGAGCGCCTCGACGAACTGGCCCTGCAACTGCCACAACTTCGCCGTCAGTTAATGCGAGTGATGAGTCGCGAGATTCGTGACGATCAGCAAATGATGTTGCTACTGTCGAAGAAAACCGCCGACGAGCGCATCGCTACCTTTCTGGTCAACCTCTCGGCCCGTTTCCGCGCTCGGGGCTTCTCGGCCAACCAGTTCCGGTTGAGCATGTCGCGCAACGAAATCGGCAATTACCTGGGCCTGGCGGTGGAAACCGTGTCCCGGGTGTTCACCCGCTTCCAGCAAAACGAACTGATCGCCGCCGAGGGCAAGGAAGTGCACATCCTCGACCCGATCCAACTCTGCGCCCTGGCCGGCGGTTCGCTCGACGGCTGA
- a CDS encoding ABC transporter substrate-binding protein — protein sequence MHFALGALLLVSLSVAAAEVPLRFVVPDSWAMPMVQIEQGRPTQGILYDIMLSLATQVGAPAQFHVLPRPRVQSAMEHGEANVRCFVSQDWLPAPTGDSIWSVPLLVQRDVLIGRQGSPGSVNPADLPHQSIGTVLGYSYPTLQLLFDADRLHREDARNQEQVLEKLLAGRYRYAVSNQWTLDWFNLRLLPDQQLKSVALVQEQPVSCYVRNDPKVPVQRILRTLHQMKMSGEINDIIRLYTGNPTP from the coding sequence ATGCATTTTGCCTTGGGGGCACTGCTATTAGTCAGCCTAAGTGTCGCGGCCGCCGAAGTGCCGTTGCGCTTTGTCGTTCCGGACAGCTGGGCCATGCCCATGGTGCAAATCGAGCAAGGCCGGCCGACCCAGGGCATTCTGTACGACATCATGCTCAGCCTGGCGACTCAGGTCGGTGCGCCGGCGCAATTTCATGTCTTGCCTCGGCCCCGAGTACAGAGCGCCATGGAACACGGCGAAGCCAATGTACGCTGCTTTGTCTCACAAGACTGGTTGCCGGCCCCGACCGGCGACTCTATCTGGAGCGTTCCGTTGCTGGTTCAGCGCGACGTGCTGATTGGCCGGCAAGGCTCTCCCGGTTCGGTCAATCCAGCCGACTTGCCACACCAGTCGATCGGCACCGTGCTCGGCTATAGCTACCCGACCCTGCAACTGCTGTTCGACGCCGACCGACTGCACCGCGAGGACGCACGCAATCAGGAACAGGTGCTGGAAAAGCTGCTGGCCGGACGCTATCGCTACGCGGTGAGTAACCAATGGACCCTGGACTGGTTCAACCTGCGCCTGCTGCCCGACCAACAATTGAAAAGCGTCGCACTGGTGCAGGAACAACCTGTCAGTTGTTACGTGCGCAATGACCCCAAAGTGCCTGTACAACGCATTCTGCGCACGCTGCACCAAATGAAAATGTCGGGAGAGATCAATGACATCATCCGACTCTATACCGGCAACCCGACCCCGTAG
- the hemN gene encoding oxygen-independent coproporphyrinogen III oxidase has product MLDAIRWDTDLIRRYDLAGPRYTSYPTAVQFDSQVGTFDLFHALRDSRKALRPLSLYVHVPFCANICYYCACNKVITKDRGRALPYLQRLEQEIQLIACHLDPAQKVEQLHFGGGTPTFLSHDELRQLMARLRKHFNLLDNDSGDYGIEIDPREADWSTMGLLRELGFNRVSIGLQDLDPAVQRAVNRLQSLEETRAVIDAARTLQFRSINIDLIYGLPKQTPENFARTVDEVISLQPDRLSVFNYAHLPERFMPQRRINSNDLPAPAQKLEMLQRTIEQLTAAGYRYIGMDHFALPDDELAIAQEESTLQRNFQGYTTHGHCDLIGLGVSAISQIGDLYCQNSSDLTQYQNALASAQLATNRGLVCNADDRLRRAVIQQLICHFDLEFAEIEQAFNIDFRGYFGELWPQLQDMAKDGLIELDNERITVLPAGRLLVRSVCMVFDAYLEHTNRQRFSRVI; this is encoded by the coding sequence GCCAGGTCGGCACCTTCGACCTGTTTCATGCCCTGCGCGACAGCCGCAAGGCGCTGCGGCCGTTATCCCTGTATGTGCATGTGCCGTTCTGCGCGAACATCTGCTACTACTGCGCCTGCAACAAAGTCATCACCAAGGACCGCGGCCGTGCCCTGCCCTATTTGCAGCGCCTGGAACAGGAAATCCAGCTGATTGCCTGCCACCTCGACCCCGCGCAAAAAGTCGAGCAACTGCATTTCGGCGGCGGCACACCGACCTTTCTCAGCCACGATGAACTGCGTCAGCTGATGGCCCGACTGCGCAAGCATTTCAATCTGCTGGACAACGATTCCGGCGACTACGGCATCGAGATCGACCCGCGCGAGGCCGACTGGTCGACCATGGGTCTGCTCCGGGAGCTGGGCTTCAACCGGGTCAGCATCGGCCTGCAAGACCTCGACCCGGCGGTACAGCGGGCAGTCAATCGTCTGCAAAGCCTGGAAGAAACCCGCGCAGTGATCGACGCCGCCCGGACCCTGCAATTTCGTTCGATCAACATCGATCTGATTTATGGCCTGCCGAAGCAGACGCCCGAGAACTTCGCCCGCACCGTCGACGAAGTAATCAGCCTGCAACCGGACCGGCTCTCGGTGTTCAACTACGCTCATCTGCCAGAGCGCTTCATGCCGCAACGACGGATCAACAGCAACGATCTACCGGCGCCGGCGCAGAAGCTGGAAATGCTCCAGCGCACCATCGAACAATTGACGGCCGCCGGTTACCGCTATATCGGCATGGACCACTTCGCCCTGCCCGATGATGAACTGGCGATTGCCCAGGAAGAATCGACCCTGCAACGCAACTTCCAGGGCTACACCACCCACGGCCATTGCGATCTGATCGGTCTGGGGGTATCGGCCATCAGCCAGATCGGCGACCTGTACTGCCAGAACAGCAGCGACCTGACCCAGTACCAGAACGCTTTGGCGTCCGCGCAACTGGCCACTAACCGTGGCCTGGTATGCAACGCCGACGATCGCTTGCGCAGGGCAGTGATCCAGCAACTGATTTGCCATTTCGACCTGGAATTCGCGGAAATCGAGCAGGCCTTCAACATCGATTTTCGCGGTTACTTCGGCGAGCTCTGGCCACAGCTGCAGGACATGGCCAAGGACGGGTTGATCGAGCTCGACAATGAACGGATCACCGTACTCCCCGCAGGCCGACTGCTGGTGCGCTCGGTGTGCATGGTGTTCGATGCATACCTGGAACACACCAACCGCCAGCGCTTTTCACGAGTGATCTAA
- the recR gene encoding recombination mediator RecR, protein MSFSPLIRQLIDALRILPGVGQKTAQRMALQLLERDRSGGLRLAQALSQAMEGVGHCRLCRTLTEDDLCPQCADSRRDDTLLCVVEGPMDVYAVEQTGFRGRYFVLKGHLSPLDGLGPEAIGIPQLMARIEEAGTFTEVILATNPTVEGEATAHYIAQLLSNKGLIASRIAHGVPLGGELELVDGGTLAHSFAGRKPISL, encoded by the coding sequence ATGAGCTTCAGCCCTTTGATTCGCCAACTGATCGATGCCCTGCGAATTTTGCCGGGTGTGGGTCAGAAAACTGCCCAGCGCATGGCATTGCAACTGCTTGAGCGTGATCGCAGCGGCGGCTTGCGACTGGCCCAGGCGCTGAGCCAGGCCATGGAAGGGGTGGGCCACTGCCGCTTGTGCCGCACGCTGACCGAAGACGATCTGTGCCCGCAATGCGCTGATTCACGCCGCGACGACACCTTGCTGTGTGTGGTGGAGGGTCCAATGGACGTTTACGCCGTGGAGCAGACCGGTTTCCGCGGTCGCTACTTCGTGCTCAAGGGCCACTTGTCGCCCTTGGACGGGTTGGGGCCGGAAGCCATCGGCATTCCACAACTGATGGCGCGGATCGAAGAGGCGGGCACGTTTACCGAAGTCATCCTCGCCACCAACCCGACGGTGGAAGGCGAGGCCACGGCGCATTACATCGCCCAGTTGCTCAGCAACAAAGGCCTGATCGCCTCGCGCATCGCCCATGGCGTGCCGTTGGGTGGCGAGCTGGAGCTGGTGGACGGCGGGACATTGGCACATTCGTTTGCCGGGCGTAAGCCGATTTCGTTGTAA